In one window of Janthinobacterium sp. 1_2014MBL_MicDiv DNA:
- a CDS encoding thioredoxin family protein: protein MHSLTLTTDNRGDVAAALAGPRWTVACLCALWCGTCGTYRATFEELAARHPDKVFVWIDIEDQADVVGDLDIENFPTLLIQHEDNVAFFGTVLPDGGLAHRMVQAQQALSATELAALAASTQERRDWQRDCNLRTLLAATLA, encoded by the coding sequence ATGCACAGCCTGACCCTCACTACCGATAACCGCGGCGACGTCGCGGCAGCCCTGGCCGGCCCGCGCTGGACCGTGGCCTGCCTGTGCGCGCTATGGTGCGGGACGTGCGGCACCTACCGCGCCACGTTCGAGGAACTGGCCGCGCGCCACCCGGACAAGGTCTTCGTCTGGATCGACATCGAAGACCAGGCCGACGTCGTAGGCGACCTCGACATCGAAAACTTCCCCACCCTGCTGATCCAGCACGAGGACAACGTGGCCTTCTTCGGCACCGTGCTGCCCGATGGCGGCCTGGCGCACCGCATGGTGCAGGCGCAGCAGGCGCTCAGCGCTACCGAGCTGGCGGCGCTGGCGGCCAGCACGCAGGAGCGGCGCGACTGGCAGCGCGACTGCAATCTGCGCACGCTGCTGGCCGCCACCCTGGCCTGA
- a CDS encoding Maf-like protein: protein MIPTSAPSRLILASSSTYRKELLSRLRLPFEVAVPDLDESPLPGESPSATALRLAQAKAQAVLDRFPGSLVIGSDQVATLDGAQIGKPGNHDHALLQLQAMRGRQTVFHTALCLLDGRHMPAVAQVEDIQTRVTVRDLPDAELDAYLRLEQPYDCAGSAKNEGLGIAILERIDSTDPTALTGLPLIALTGMLRRAGVAFFTL, encoded by the coding sequence ATGATACCAACTTCCGCCCCATCGCGCTTGATTCTTGCATCGAGTTCCACCTACCGCAAGGAATTGCTGAGCCGCCTGCGCCTGCCTTTCGAGGTGGCCGTGCCCGATCTCGATGAAAGCCCCCTGCCCGGCGAAAGCCCCAGCGCCACGGCCCTGCGCCTGGCACAGGCCAAGGCGCAAGCCGTCCTCGACCGCTTCCCCGGCAGCCTCGTCATCGGCTCCGACCAGGTCGCCACGCTGGACGGCGCGCAAATCGGCAAGCCGGGCAACCATGACCACGCCCTGCTGCAGCTGCAAGCCATGCGCGGGCGCCAGACCGTGTTCCACACGGCCCTGTGCCTGCTCGACGGCCGCCACATGCCCGCCGTGGCGCAGGTGGAAGACATCCAGACCCGCGTCACCGTGCGCGACCTGCCCGATGCCGAACTGGACGCCTACCTGCGCCTCGAGCAACCGTACGACTGCGCCGGCAGCGCCAAGAACGAGGGGCTGGGCATCGCCATCCTCGAGCGCATCGACAGCACCGACCCCACCGCCCTCACCGGCTTGCCGCTGATCGCCCTGACGGGCATGCTGCGCCGCGCCGGCGTGGCGTTCTTCACCCTTTAA
- a CDS encoding xanthine dehydrogenase family protein molybdopterin-binding subunit, giving the protein MSREKATSRRRFLLGGLGLGVAGVGALVLGWGVLPPRQRLNGSAPLPVQDGAVALNGWLAIQTDGTVILAMPRSEMGQGVHTALPMLVAEELDVPLSSVRLIQAPMDKIFGNVAMLTDGLPFHPDDRGRLKALAQWTVAKAARELGVIVTGGSSSVKDGWGPMREAGAAARAMLVGAAAALWQVPAAQCRTQNGEVLHPDGRRASYASLARHAASIDPGTPALKLPADFKLIGQPAPRRDTPSKVNGSARFGIDARPPGMLYAALQLPPRLGDTLASFDAAPVLALPGVRKVADLTAALGRRGVSCVAVVADTYWRAKTAAAALPVRWEAGPQAGLSSESVLADFGRLLDSEAGFAYYSSGEVEGKAVQAMRQVSAEYRAPFLAHAAMEPVNCTAQVKNGKVTLWVSTQAPGIAVDVAAKVAGVDAKDVAIEVLLLGGGFGRRLEVDMVAQAVAIALQCDGAPVQLVWTREQDTQHDMYRPAALARFTARLDEHGRIASWDNKSVSGSITHQFLQRNFGLPGAGPDKTTAEGEFDMPYEIANQRIAHVIADSPVPIGYWRSVGHSHNAFFKESFIDELAHAAGQDGIAFRRAMLVRHPRHLAVLDAAVAKAGSPPPGHAHGVALHQSFGSIVAQVAQVSVENGDIRVQRVVCAIDCGIAVNPNIIAQQMESAVLFGLSAALGGEITFKAGTVQQSNFHDYPVLRMGQTPEVETIIIASAEPPEGVGEPGTPPIAPAVANAVFSLTGKRLRSLPLRLA; this is encoded by the coding sequence ATGAGCAGAGAAAAAGCCACGTCGCGCCGCCGTTTCCTGCTTGGCGGCCTGGGATTGGGCGTGGCCGGCGTCGGCGCCCTGGTGCTGGGCTGGGGCGTGCTGCCGCCGCGCCAGCGCCTGAACGGCAGCGCGCCGCTGCCGGTGCAGGATGGCGCCGTTGCCCTGAACGGCTGGCTGGCCATCCAGACGGATGGCACGGTGATCCTGGCCATGCCGCGCAGCGAAATGGGGCAGGGCGTGCACACGGCCCTGCCCATGCTGGTGGCCGAGGAACTCGACGTGCCCTTGTCCAGCGTCAGGCTGATCCAGGCGCCTATGGATAAAATCTTCGGCAATGTCGCCATGCTCACGGATGGCTTGCCGTTTCACCCGGACGACCGGGGGCGCCTGAAGGCGCTGGCGCAGTGGACGGTGGCCAAGGCCGCGCGCGAACTGGGCGTGATCGTCACGGGCGGCTCGTCGAGCGTGAAGGATGGCTGGGGCCCCATGCGCGAGGCGGGCGCGGCGGCGCGCGCCATGCTAGTTGGCGCTGCCGCCGCGCTATGGCAGGTGCCGGCCGCGCAATGCCGCACGCAGAACGGCGAAGTGCTGCACCCGGATGGCCGGCGCGCCAGCTACGCCAGCCTGGCGCGGCATGCCGCCAGCATCGATCCGGGCACGCCCGCCTTGAAGCTGCCCGCGGATTTCAAGCTGATCGGCCAGCCCGCGCCGCGCCGCGACACGCCGTCGAAAGTCAATGGCAGCGCGCGTTTCGGCATCGATGCGCGCCCGCCCGGCATGCTGTATGCGGCCCTGCAGCTGCCGCCGCGCCTCGGCGATACGCTCGCATCGTTCGACGCGGCGCCCGTGCTGGCGCTGCCCGGCGTCAGGAAGGTGGCGGACTTGACGGCGGCGCTGGGCCGGCGTGGCGTGTCCTGCGTGGCCGTCGTGGCCGACACCTACTGGCGCGCGAAGACGGCCGCCGCCGCCTTGCCCGTGCGCTGGGAGGCCGGGCCGCAGGCGGGCTTGTCCAGCGAAAGCGTGTTGGCCGACTTTGGCCGCCTGCTCGATAGTGAAGCGGGCTTTGCGTATTACAGCAGCGGCGAGGTCGAGGGCAAGGCCGTGCAGGCCATGCGCCAGGTCAGCGCCGAGTACCGCGCGCCGTTCCTCGCTCACGCCGCGATGGAGCCCGTCAACTGCACCGCCCAGGTGAAAAATGGCAAGGTGACCTTGTGGGTCTCGACGCAGGCGCCCGGCATCGCCGTCGACGTGGCGGCGAAAGTTGCCGGCGTCGACGCAAAAGACGTGGCGATCGAGGTGCTGCTGCTCGGCGGCGGTTTCGGCCGCCGGCTGGAAGTGGACATGGTGGCGCAAGCCGTGGCCATCGCGCTGCAGTGCGATGGCGCGCCCGTGCAGCTGGTGTGGACGCGCGAGCAGGATACGCAGCACGATATGTACCGTCCCGCCGCGCTGGCGCGCTTTACGGCCCGCCTCGACGAGCACGGCCGCATCGCGTCCTGGGACAACAAATCCGTCAGCGGCTCCATCACGCACCAGTTTTTGCAGCGCAATTTTGGCTTGCCGGGCGCGGGGCCGGACAAGACCACGGCCGAAGGCGAATTCGACATGCCGTATGAAATCGCCAACCAGCGCATCGCCCACGTGATTGCCGACAGTCCCGTGCCGATCGGCTACTGGCGCTCGGTCGGGCACTCGCACAACGCCTTCTTCAAGGAAAGTTTTATCGACGAACTGGCCCATGCGGCGGGGCAGGATGGCATCGCCTTCCGCCGCGCCATGCTGGTCCGGCATCCGCGCCACCTGGCCGTGCTCGATGCTGCCGTGGCGAAGGCGGGCAGTCCGCCACCGGGCCATGCGCATGGCGTGGCCCTGCACCAGTCGTTCGGCAGCATCGTCGCGCAAGTGGCGCAGGTGTCCGTGGAAAATGGCGACATCCGCGTGCAGCGCGTCGTCTGCGCCATCGATTGCGGCATCGCCGTCAATCCGAACATCATCGCCCAGCAGATGGAATCGGCCGTGCTGTTCGGCCTGTCGGCGGCCTTGGGCGGCGAGATCACGTTCAAGGCGGGGACCGTGCAGCAAAGCAATTTCCACGACTATCCCGTGCTGCGCATGGGCCAGACCCCGGAAGTGGAAACCATCATCATCGCCAGCGCCGAGCCGCCCGAAGGCGTGGGCGAGCCGGGCACGCCGCCGATCGCGCCGGCCGTGGCCAACGCCGTGTTCAGCCTGACGGGGAAACGGCTGCGCAGCCTGCCGCTGCGCCTCGCTTGA
- a CDS encoding 23S rRNA (adenine(2030)-N(6))-methyltransferase RlmJ — MLSYRHAFHAGNHADVLKHYVQIQLLQYLNQKDTAYSYIDTHSGAGVYALDGGYASKNAEYETGIAPLWDRTDLPASLAEYMKLIKEMNPSGKMRYYPGSPYCADKVGREQDRLRLFELHPADAKILADNFRKVEAHALAQGERPTVRGKRVIITKADGFQSLKALLPPPSRRALVLIDPPYEDKMDYRKVKDTLADALVRFPSGIYAVWYPVLQRMESRQFADKLKQLPCSDWLHVTLTVNTPSPDGFGLHSSGMFILNPPYTLEPMLREVMPYLVKVLGRDDGAKFVLETGKGGMKNTGTRRV, encoded by the coding sequence ATGTTGAGTTACCGCCACGCCTTTCACGCGGGTAATCACGCCGATGTGTTGAAGCATTATGTGCAGATTCAGTTGTTGCAATACCTGAATCAAAAAGATACCGCCTATAGTTATATCGATACCCACTCCGGCGCGGGCGTGTATGCGCTCGACGGCGGCTATGCCTCGAAAAATGCCGAGTACGAAACGGGCATCGCCCCGCTGTGGGACCGCACGGACTTGCCGGCCTCGCTGGCCGAGTACATGAAGCTGATCAAGGAAATGAATCCGAGCGGCAAGATGCGCTACTACCCGGGTTCGCCGTACTGCGCCGACAAGGTCGGCCGTGAGCAAGACCGTCTGCGCCTGTTCGAACTGCATCCTGCCGATGCGAAAATTCTGGCCGACAACTTCCGCAAGGTCGAGGCGCATGCGCTGGCCCAGGGCGAGCGTCCTACCGTGCGCGGCAAGCGCGTCATCATCACCAAGGCCGACGGTTTCCAGAGCCTGAAGGCGCTGCTGCCGCCGCCATCGCGCCGCGCGCTGGTACTGATCGACCCGCCGTATGAAGACAAGATGGATTACCGCAAGGTCAAGGACACCCTGGCCGACGCCCTCGTGCGCTTCCCGTCGGGCATCTACGCCGTCTGGTATCCGGTGCTGCAGCGCATGGAATCACGCCAGTTCGCCGACAAGCTCAAGCAATTGCCATGCTCGGACTGGCTGCATGTGACCCTGACGGTGAACACGCCGTCACCCGATGGCTTTGGCCTGCACAGCAGCGGCATGTTCATTTTGAACCCGCCGTACACGCTCGAACCGATGTTGCGCGAAGTCATGCCTTACCTGGTCAAGGTGCTGGGCCGCGACGATGGCGCCAAGTTTGTCCTGGAAACGGGCAAGGGCGGCATGAAAAACACGGGCACCCGCCGCGTGTAA
- a CDS encoding EAL and HDOD domain-containing protein — translation MNMSPLSPVSPQHDFFLVRQPILNREQRLVAYELLLRGTAQQQAAADGDAVAATASVIAHASDVGMEQVVGLQLAFIGVDAVALMSDFIRFLPHHRVVLEILSTVRATPALLARISALRQEGFRFALDNAACDTPEVQPLLPLIDVIKVDISLLAAEALPGLAQTLAVSRKKLLAGKVETPAQFEQCLALGFDFFQGYYFARPIILSGKKMSVSELAILHLLELIQGEADNREIERRIKHDAMLGLNLLRLVNTPAIGAGARVETLGQALLVLGRRQLRRWLQILLYVKPGAGAQGTSPLLQLATTRGKLLELMVERLRPGQQHEADIGFTVGIMSLMDALFSMRMSEVVSSVRVSSKVGDALLLRHGELGQMLALVERLEQADDGPATHAMLAQLRLSDAELRAIQLEAYEWVNGYVQGLSHATH, via the coding sequence ATGAATATGTCGCCGCTATCCCCTGTTTCTCCGCAGCACGATTTTTTCCTGGTCCGCCAGCCCATCCTGAACCGCGAGCAGCGCCTGGTCGCCTATGAGCTATTGCTGCGTGGTACGGCGCAGCAGCAGGCCGCAGCCGACGGCGACGCCGTGGCCGCCACGGCCAGCGTGATCGCCCACGCATCCGATGTGGGCATGGAGCAGGTGGTGGGCTTGCAGCTGGCCTTCATCGGCGTCGATGCGGTGGCGTTGATGAGCGACTTCATCCGTTTCCTGCCGCACCACCGCGTGGTGCTGGAAATCCTCAGCACGGTGCGCGCCACGCCGGCCTTGCTGGCGCGCATCAGCGCGCTGCGCCAGGAAGGTTTTCGTTTTGCCCTCGACAATGCGGCTTGCGACACGCCGGAAGTGCAGCCCTTGCTGCCCTTGATCGACGTCATCAAGGTCGATATTTCCCTGCTGGCCGCGGAAGCGTTGCCGGGCCTGGCGCAGACGCTGGCCGTCTCGCGCAAGAAGTTGCTTGCGGGAAAGGTGGAGACGCCGGCCCAGTTCGAGCAATGCCTGGCGCTGGGCTTTGATTTTTTCCAGGGCTATTACTTTGCGCGGCCGATCATCCTCAGTGGCAAGAAAATGTCGGTCTCCGAGCTGGCCATCCTGCATTTGCTCGAGTTGATCCAGGGCGAGGCCGACAACCGCGAGATCGAGCGCCGGATCAAGCATGACGCGATGCTGGGCCTGAACCTCTTGCGCTTGGTCAATACACCCGCCATCGGTGCCGGCGCGCGCGTGGAAACGCTGGGGCAGGCCCTGCTGGTGCTGGGGCGACGCCAGCTGCGGCGCTGGCTGCAGATCTTGTTGTATGTCAAGCCGGGTGCGGGCGCGCAAGGCACGTCGCCGCTGTTGCAGCTGGCCACCACGCGCGGCAAGCTGCTCGAGCTGATGGTGGAAAGGCTGCGCCCGGGCCAGCAGCACGAGGCCGATATCGGCTTTACGGTCGGCATCATGTCGCTGATGGACGCGCTGTTTTCCATGCGGATGAGCGAAGTCGTCAGCAGCGTGCGCGTCAGTAGCAAGGTCGGTGACGCGCTGCTGCTGCGCCATGGCGAACTGGGCCAGATGCTGGCGCTTGTGGAGCGGCTCGAGCAGGCGGACGACGGTCCCGCCACGCATGCCATGCTGGCGCAGCTGCGGCTATCCGATGCCGAGCTGCGCGCGATCCAGCTCGAGGCCTACGAATGGGTCAACGGCTATGTGCAGGGGCTGTCGCACGCCACCCATTGA
- a CDS encoding SAM-dependent methyltransferase, whose product MTGTLYLIPNHLGLSDNSPADALAHIIPSQVRQITSQLDYFVAENAKTARAFLKLIGIEHPLARPLQEITISELNVNTPAQALAGLLAPLLAGRDAGLVSEAGVPAVADPGADLVRLAHQHGIKVRPLVGPSSILLAVMASGLNGQSFAFNGYLPTDATLRAKRIKELESRSRHEKQTQLFIETPYRNAAMLEALVAQCAPSTLICVATDLSLDTESVQTWNGGQWKKQLAAGKAPDFHKKPTVFLLLGQ is encoded by the coding sequence ATGACCGGCACCCTGTACCTGATCCCCAACCACCTCGGCCTGTCCGACAACAGTCCGGCCGATGCGCTGGCCCACATCATTCCAAGCCAGGTGCGCCAGATCACCTCGCAGCTTGATTATTTCGTCGCGGAAAACGCCAAGACGGCGCGCGCCTTCCTGAAACTGATCGGCATCGAGCATCCGCTGGCCAGGCCGCTGCAGGAAATCACCATTTCCGAGCTCAACGTGAATACCCCGGCGCAGGCGCTGGCCGGCTTGCTGGCGCCGCTGCTGGCGGGGCGCGACGCGGGCCTCGTGTCGGAAGCGGGCGTGCCGGCCGTGGCCGATCCCGGCGCCGACCTGGTGCGCCTGGCGCACCAGCACGGCATCAAGGTGCGCCCGCTGGTGGGGCCGTCGTCGATCCTGCTGGCCGTGATGGCCAGCGGCCTGAATGGCCAGAGCTTTGCCTTCAATGGCTACCTGCCCACCGACGCCACCCTGCGCGCCAAGCGCATCAAGGAGCTGGAAAGCCGTTCGCGCCATGAAAAGCAAACCCAGCTGTTTATCGAGACGCCGTACCGCAACGCCGCCATGCTCGAGGCGCTGGTGGCCCAATGCGCGCCCTCGACGCTGATCTGCGTCGCCACCGACCTGAGCCTGGACACGGAAAGCGTGCAAACGTGGAACGGCGGGCAGTGGAAGAAACAATTGGCGGCAGGCAAAGCACCGGACTTCCACAAGAAGCCGACCGTTTTCCTGCTGCTGGGCCAGTAA
- a CDS encoding EAL domain-containing protein: protein MSNSPYQRLRSSLSALYGSSIYGALLLVVFGGLVLPAIIGSYLLVGVHERQSARTSLNEALQRNADILALGMQESLWNMNAESAHSLVESVMRDRAVLLVKVVGQGDTEFIRLQAPQRPVGNLYRAERDILVRGERIGHVVVEMDDARSQQELREKQMSYIFVLGAQLAISMALIVLFLNRRLLKPLRRLMRFSDRLSHGDFDTRLASGSNDELGRLMAQLEQMRAAIRQLFEDVGQREERFRTIVTQVPGAVFRYRPDGPIDFVSDAIEEIAGYSARQFMRGSTHAWADLICPEDRREHRRAVRQAIAEGQPYALEYRIVDAYGTERWVAENGQPQAGEPGVTWVDGIIADISQRKHHEMRIEALLTEQSAILDNVMFGVMFVRHRRIISVNRRCEELFGYDAGQMTGNSTAIVFATTYDFEEAGERQYPALAAGGDFSEERQYQRRDGSLFWALVSGCALDPLRPTEGSIWVYADITARKEAEEKLRLSATVLEHIADGVMVVDASGIIVTVNPAFTQITGYSEAEALGRHSSLNRSARHDAGFYEAMWSELKASGFWRGEIWHQRKNGEVYLEWLTISAVRDTRAATTHYVGVFSDITLIKESQEKLDHMAHHDPLTALPNRLLFHDRLQHALLRAARDQEQLAILFIDLDRFKNVNDTLGHHVGDELLQKVAGQLSKRLREGDTLARLGGDEFIVLLERIDGEYGATQVAEKLMTMFEQPFTVAGHELFVTCSVGISLYPDDALDLNMLIRNADVAMYQAKARGRNGYRFYAPSMTGEGVERLRLETFLRRSLDKNEMFLNYQPQVEIDTGRLVGVEALVRWNHPELGLVPPARFIPLAEDSGFINQLGKWVLDEACRQMMRWQAQGLRVPKMAVNLSVKQFERGSIAGMVADILKETGLEPQRLQLEVTESVIMNTGDALGFINDLHAIGVGLAIDDFGTGYSSLAYLKQLPVQTLKIDRSFIKDISTDVNDEAIAIAIIQLGKSMQLSVIAEGVETEEQAAFLLRHGCKLAQGYFYSRPVLAQDMLERWRDD from the coding sequence ATGTCTAATTCTCCCTATCAACGCCTGCGTTCCAGCCTGAGCGCCCTGTACGGCTCGTCGATCTATGGCGCCCTGCTGCTGGTGGTGTTTGGCGGCCTCGTGCTTCCCGCCATCATCGGCAGCTACCTGCTGGTGGGCGTGCACGAGCGCCAGTCGGCGCGCACCAGCCTGAACGAGGCGCTGCAGCGCAATGCCGACATCCTCGCGCTGGGCATGCAGGAGTCCCTGTGGAACATGAACGCGGAATCGGCCCACTCGCTGGTCGAGTCGGTGATGCGCGACCGCGCCGTGCTGCTGGTGAAGGTGGTGGGGCAGGGCGATACGGAATTCATCCGCCTGCAGGCGCCGCAGCGCCCCGTCGGCAATCTGTACCGGGCCGAGCGCGATATCCTCGTGCGCGGCGAGCGCATCGGACACGTGGTGGTCGAGATGGACGATGCGCGCAGCCAGCAGGAACTGCGCGAAAAGCAGATGTCGTATATTTTCGTGCTCGGCGCGCAGCTGGCCATCTCGATGGCGCTGATCGTGCTGTTCCTGAACCGCCGGCTGCTGAAGCCGCTGCGCCGCCTGATGCGTTTTTCCGACCGCCTGTCGCATGGCGATTTCGACACGCGCCTGGCGTCGGGCAGCAATGACGAGCTGGGACGCCTGATGGCCCAGCTCGAGCAGATGCGCGCGGCCATCCGCCAGCTGTTCGAGGACGTGGGCCAGCGGGAGGAGCGTTTCCGCACCATCGTCACGCAGGTGCCGGGCGCCGTCTTCCGCTACCGTCCCGACGGCCCCATCGACTTCGTCAGCGACGCCATCGAGGAAATCGCCGGCTATTCGGCGCGCCAGTTCATGCGCGGCAGCACGCATGCCTGGGCCGACCTGATCTGTCCGGAAGACCGCCGCGAACACCGCCGCGCCGTCAGGCAGGCCATCGCCGAAGGCCAGCCGTATGCGCTCGAATACCGCATCGTCGACGCCTACGGCACCGAGCGCTGGGTGGCCGAGAATGGCCAGCCGCAGGCGGGCGAGCCGGGCGTGACCTGGGTTGACGGCATCATCGCCGACATCAGCCAGCGCAAGCACCACGAGATGCGCATCGAGGCCCTGCTGACGGAGCAGAGCGCCATTCTCGATAACGTGATGTTCGGCGTGATGTTCGTGCGCCACCGCCGCATCATCTCCGTCAACCGCCGCTGCGAGGAGCTGTTTGGCTATGATGCCGGTCAAATGACGGGCAATTCGACGGCCATCGTGTTCGCCACCACCTACGACTTCGAGGAGGCGGGCGAGCGCCAGTACCCGGCGCTGGCGGCCGGCGGCGACTTCAGCGAGGAGCGCCAGTACCAGCGCCGCGACGGCAGCCTGTTCTGGGCGCTGGTGAGCGGCTGCGCGCTCGACCCGCTGCGCCCGACGGAAGGCAGCATCTGGGTGTATGCCGACATCACGGCGCGCAAGGAGGCGGAGGAAAAGCTGCGCCTGTCGGCCACCGTGCTCGAGCACATCGCCGACGGCGTGATGGTGGTCGATGCCAGCGGCATCATCGTCACCGTCAATCCCGCCTTCACGCAGATCACCGGTTACAGCGAAGCCGAGGCGCTGGGCCGGCACTCGTCGCTGAACCGCTCGGCGCGCCACGACGCGGGCTTTTACGAAGCCATGTGGAGCGAGCTGAAGGCCAGCGGTTTCTGGCGCGGCGAAATCTGGCACCAGCGCAAGAACGGCGAGGTGTACCTGGAATGGCTGACCATCAGCGCCGTGCGCGACACGCGCGCGGCCACCACCCATTACGTGGGCGTGTTCAGCGACATCACCCTGATCAAGGAGTCGCAGGAAAAGCTCGACCACATGGCGCACCACGACCCGCTGACGGCGCTGCCGAACCGCCTGCTGTTCCACGACCGCCTGCAGCACGCGCTGCTGCGCGCCGCGCGCGACCAGGAGCAGCTGGCCATCCTGTTCATCGACCTGGACCGCTTCAAGAATGTCAATGACACCCTGGGCCACCATGTGGGCGACGAATTGCTGCAAAAGGTGGCCGGCCAGCTGTCGAAACGCCTGCGCGAAGGCGATACGCTGGCGCGCCTGGGCGGCGACGAATTCATCGTGTTGCTCGAACGCATAGATGGCGAATATGGCGCCACGCAGGTGGCGGAAAAGCTGATGACCATGTTCGAGCAGCCGTTCACGGTGGCCGGCCACGAATTGTTCGTCACCTGCAGCGTGGGCATCAGCCTGTATCCGGACGATGCGCTGGACTTGAACATGCTGATCCGTAACGCCGACGTGGCCATGTACCAGGCCAAGGCGCGCGGGCGCAACGGCTACCGCTTCTATGCGCCGTCGATGACGGGCGAGGGCGTCGAGCGCCTGCGCCTGGAAACCTTCTTGCGCCGCTCGCTCGACAAGAACGAGATGTTCCTCAATTACCAGCCGCAGGTGGAAATCGACACGGGCCGCCTGGTCGGCGTCGAAGCGCTGGTGCGCTGGAACCATCCGGAGCTGGGCCTGGTGCCGCCGGCCCGCTTCATTCCGCTGGCCGAGGACAGCGGCTTCATCAACCAGTTGGGCAAATGGGTGCTCGACGAGGCGTGCCGCCAGATGATGCGCTGGCAGGCGCAGGGCTTGCGCGTGCCGAAGATGGCCGTGAACCTGTCGGTAAAACAGTTCGAGCGGGGCAGCATCGCCGGCATGGTGGCCGATATCCTCAAGGAAACGGGCCTCGAGCCGCAGCGGCTGCAGCTGGAAGTGACGGAGTCCGTGATCATGAACACGGGCGACGCGCTGGGCTTCATCAACGACTTGCACGCCATCGGCGTGGGCCTGGCCATCGACGATTTCGGCACCGGCTATTCCTCGCTGGCGTACTTGAAACAGCTGCCCGTGCAAACCCTGAAGATCGACCGCTCCTTCATCAAGGATATCTCGACGGACGTGAACGACGAAGCCATCGCCATCGCCATCATCCAGCTGGGCAAGAGCATGCAGTTGTCCGTGATCGCCGAAGGCGTGGAGACGGAAGAGCAGGCGGCGTTCCTGCTGCGCCACGGCTGCAAGCTGGCGCAAGGTTATTTTTATAGCCGCCCGGTGCTGGCACAGGATATGCTGGAGCGCTGGCGTGATGATTAA